One window of Lepeophtheirus salmonis chromosome Z, UVic_Lsal_1.4, whole genome shotgun sequence genomic DNA carries:
- the LOC121130396 gene encoding uncharacterized protein isoform X2, with protein MYGTYNGPRSFVPHSAINLSVKTPGEALNPTPSPSLDLSVSEPNQYLLNNNSYAGGSPSTNSRAPVGSLPGSPQILDLTRPGDGLGSPSTLPTSTSSSSTPSTNTAPVSKSEQTEPVDFSSSLAFSPRANFDTDGSLSRYRAAPGYPTLASLTPSTYNMNLSNSYSSGVGGTYPNYNYNSCLGYSAAAAAASTFSSISSNAAAAVASNASYSTQDSLSNYGLSSSALTESLKPEGGRTDSSSYMMFGTRPNRKDNKELIQCPTQGCDGMGHITGNYSTHRSLSGCPRANKPKGRPKDGTEAEPLRCPVPGCDGSGHSTGKFLSHRSASGCPLASKMKSARVPEGSITTLKYDPTLNTNSTFPLPNSRLSSSIYDPYEDGDKSPPSTSSRSPSASHKISSEPMDTSESSSGGVGGGGGTLMSDEKENNDVHIPRQVSSSNHNNILNHSNHQTTTSKSLNNYYENFRNVISILGHVTREPITHQTATSHLPHHDLTSSTTTSHQICSPHTTTSSLAPHLAHEVCHPIHHSGHIQSNVSPHSNQNFDSYLNKLQNICTDNGDAEQIHGGKPVYESVKSALSNFNPLTTRI; from the exons ATGTACGGTACCTATAATGGACCCCGCTCTTTTGTACCCCACTCCGCTATCAATTTAAGCGTTAAAACTCCAGGGGAAGCTCTTAATCCTACACCAAGTCCATCATTGGATCTTAGTGTGTCTGAGCCAAATCAATATCTCTTAAACAACAATTCATACGCTGGCGGTAGTCCTAGTACAAATAGTCGAGCTCCCGTTGGATCTCTTCCGGGCAGTCCACAAATATTAGATCTGACGCGTCCAgg AGACGGTCTCGGCAGCCCCTCAACTCTTCCAACGTCAACCTCCTCCTCTTCCACTCCTTCTACCAATACGGCTCCAGTCTCCAAGTCCGAGCAAACTGAGCCCGTTGATTTCTCTAGTTCCTTAGCATTTTCTCCACGAGCCAATTTCGATACTGATGGAAGTCTGAGTCGCTACAGAGCAGCTCCAG GCTACCCAACCCTAGCTTCCCTCACTCCCAGCACATACAACATGAATCTTTCAAACAGCTACTCCTCTGGCGTGGGTGGAACATATCCCAACTATAATTACAACAGCTGTTTAGGATATTCCGCAGCTGCGGCAGCAGCAAGCACATTCTCTAGTATATCATCCAACGCGGCGGCAGCCGTTGCATCCAATGCCTCATATTCAACTCAAGATAGCTTAAGCAACTACGGTCTTTCGTCCTCAGCTCTTACAGAGTCTCTCAAGCCAGAAGGTGGAAG AACGGATAGCTCAAGCTACATGATGTTTGGAACAAGACCAAATCGTAAGGACAACAAGGAGCTAATACAATGCCCAACTCAAGGTTGTGACGGAATGGGGCACATAACAGGGAATTATTCCACGCATCGAAG CTTAAGTGGATGTCCACGTGCTAACAAGCCAAAGGGACGACCAAAGGACGGAACGGAAGCAGAGCCACTCAG ATGTCCTGTACCAGGTTGCGACGGCAGCGGGCATTCGACGGGAAAATTCCTATCACACAGAAG CGCGTCCGGATGTCCCTTGGCCAGCAAAATGAAATCGGCGCGAGTTCCAGAGGGTTCTATAACTACCCTTAAATACGATCCAACCCTCAACACTAACTCCACATTTCCACTACCCAACTCTCGACTCTCTTCATCCATTTACGATCCCTATGAGGACGGTGACAAATCCCCTCCCTCCACTTCATCCCGATCCCCCTCTGCCTCCCACAAAATATCATCCGAGCCCATGGATACTTCCGAGTCGTCCTCTGGTGGTGTTGGTGGAGGAGGAGGAACACTCATGAGtgatgaaaaa GAGAACAATGACGTTCACATCCCACGACAGGTTAGCAGTAGCAATCACAACAACATCCTCAACCACAGCAACCATCAAACCACCACATCCAAAAGTCTGAACAACTACTATGAAAACTTCCGGAACGTCATCTCCATTTTGGGACACGTAACCCGTGAGCCCATCACGCATCAAACTGCTACGTCTCATCTTCCTCATCACGACCTCACTTCATCTACTACCACGTCTCACCAAATTTGTTCACCGCATACTACTACGTCTTCTCTAGCCCCTCACTTGGCCCACGAAGTGTGCCACCCAATTCACCACTCTGGGCATATCCAAAGCAACGTATCACCACACTCCAATCAGAACTTTGACTCCTATTTGAACAAGCTACAAAACATTTGCACAGACAATGGAGACGCGGAGCAGATCCATGGAGGGAAGCCCGTCTATGAGTCTGTCAAGTCCGCTCTCTCCAACTTTAATCCTTTGACAACAAGGATTTAA
- the LOC121130396 gene encoding uncharacterized protein isoform X1 — protein MYGTYNGPRSFVPHSAINLSVKTPGEALNPTPSPSLDLSVSEPNQYLLNNNSYAGGSPSTNSRAPVGSLPGSPQILDLTRPGDGLGSPSTLPTSTSSSSTPSTNTAPVSKSEQTEPVDFSSSLAFSPRANFDTDGSLSRYRAAPGYPTLASLTPSTYNMNLSNSYSSGVGGTYPNYNYNSCLGYSAAAAAASTFSSISSNAAAAVASNASYSTQDSLSNYGLSSSALTESLKPEGGRTDSSSYMMFGTRPNRKDNKELIQCPTQGCDGMGHITGNYSTHRSYNAYSPKIARPTTTTTILPHSQELKCPTPGCDGTGHITGNYSSHRSLSGCPRANKPKGRPKDGTEAEPLRCPVPGCDGSGHSTGKFLSHRSASGCPLASKMKSARVPEGSITTLKYDPTLNTNSTFPLPNSRLSSSIYDPYEDGDKSPPSTSSRSPSASHKISSEPMDTSESSSGGVGGGGGTLMSDEKENNDVHIPRQVSSSNHNNILNHSNHQTTTSKSLNNYYENFRNVISILGHVTREPITHQTATSHLPHHDLTSSTTTSHQICSPHTTTSSLAPHLAHEVCHPIHHSGHIQSNVSPHSNQNFDSYLNKLQNICTDNGDAEQIHGGKPVYESVKSALSNFNPLTTRI, from the exons ATGTACGGTACCTATAATGGACCCCGCTCTTTTGTACCCCACTCCGCTATCAATTTAAGCGTTAAAACTCCAGGGGAAGCTCTTAATCCTACACCAAGTCCATCATTGGATCTTAGTGTGTCTGAGCCAAATCAATATCTCTTAAACAACAATTCATACGCTGGCGGTAGTCCTAGTACAAATAGTCGAGCTCCCGTTGGATCTCTTCCGGGCAGTCCACAAATATTAGATCTGACGCGTCCAgg AGACGGTCTCGGCAGCCCCTCAACTCTTCCAACGTCAACCTCCTCCTCTTCCACTCCTTCTACCAATACGGCTCCAGTCTCCAAGTCCGAGCAAACTGAGCCCGTTGATTTCTCTAGTTCCTTAGCATTTTCTCCACGAGCCAATTTCGATACTGATGGAAGTCTGAGTCGCTACAGAGCAGCTCCAG GCTACCCAACCCTAGCTTCCCTCACTCCCAGCACATACAACATGAATCTTTCAAACAGCTACTCCTCTGGCGTGGGTGGAACATATCCCAACTATAATTACAACAGCTGTTTAGGATATTCCGCAGCTGCGGCAGCAGCAAGCACATTCTCTAGTATATCATCCAACGCGGCGGCAGCCGTTGCATCCAATGCCTCATATTCAACTCAAGATAGCTTAAGCAACTACGGTCTTTCGTCCTCAGCTCTTACAGAGTCTCTCAAGCCAGAAGGTGGAAG AACGGATAGCTCAAGCTACATGATGTTTGGAACAAGACCAAATCGTAAGGACAACAAGGAGCTAATACAATGCCCAACTCAAGGTTGTGACGGAATGGGGCACATAACAGGGAATTATTCCACGCATCGAAG TTATAATGCCTACAGTCCTAAAATCGCGCGCCCTACCACAACCACGACGATCCTCCCTCATAGTCAAGAGTTGAAGTGTCCGACACCAGGGTGTGATGGCACAGGACATATTACTGGAAATTACTCTTCTCATCGTAGCTTAAGTGGATGTCCACGTGCTAACAAGCCAAAGGGACGACCAAAGGACGGAACGGAAGCAGAGCCACTCAG ATGTCCTGTACCAGGTTGCGACGGCAGCGGGCATTCGACGGGAAAATTCCTATCACACAGAAG CGCGTCCGGATGTCCCTTGGCCAGCAAAATGAAATCGGCGCGAGTTCCAGAGGGTTCTATAACTACCCTTAAATACGATCCAACCCTCAACACTAACTCCACATTTCCACTACCCAACTCTCGACTCTCTTCATCCATTTACGATCCCTATGAGGACGGTGACAAATCCCCTCCCTCCACTTCATCCCGATCCCCCTCTGCCTCCCACAAAATATCATCCGAGCCCATGGATACTTCCGAGTCGTCCTCTGGTGGTGTTGGTGGAGGAGGAGGAACACTCATGAGtgatgaaaaa GAGAACAATGACGTTCACATCCCACGACAGGTTAGCAGTAGCAATCACAACAACATCCTCAACCACAGCAACCATCAAACCACCACATCCAAAAGTCTGAACAACTACTATGAAAACTTCCGGAACGTCATCTCCATTTTGGGACACGTAACCCGTGAGCCCATCACGCATCAAACTGCTACGTCTCATCTTCCTCATCACGACCTCACTTCATCTACTACCACGTCTCACCAAATTTGTTCACCGCATACTACTACGTCTTCTCTAGCCCCTCACTTGGCCCACGAAGTGTGCCACCCAATTCACCACTCTGGGCATATCCAAAGCAACGTATCACCACACTCCAATCAGAACTTTGACTCCTATTTGAACAAGCTACAAAACATTTGCACAGACAATGGAGACGCGGAGCAGATCCATGGAGGGAAGCCCGTCTATGAGTCTGTCAAGTCCGCTCTCTCCAACTTTAATCCTTTGACAACAAGGATTTAA